One Dokdonia sp. Dokd-P16 genomic window carries:
- a CDS encoding nucleoside triphosphate pyrophosphohydrolase family protein: MKNKIAAVTLFHDTYGLDRKDKPTANLPLSKNELRFNLMKEENEEYLEAANAGDLVEVADALGDMLYILCGTIIEHGMQDKIEEVFNEIQRSNMSKLGADGKPIYREDGKVLKGPNYFKPDIKSILDK; the protein is encoded by the coding sequence ATGAAAAATAAAATAGCCGCCGTAACATTATTTCATGACACTTATGGTCTTGATCGAAAAGATAAACCTACTGCAAATCTCCCGCTATCGAAAAATGAGCTGCGCTTTAACCTCATGAAAGAGGAAAATGAAGAATATCTAGAAGCTGCAAACGCTGGTGATCTCGTAGAGGTGGCAGATGCACTAGGGGATATGCTTTACATATTATGTGGAACAATCATCGAGCATGGGATGCAAGATAAAATTGAAGAGGTCTTTAATGAAATACAGCGTTCTAATATGAGTAAACTAGGAGCAGATGGTAAGCCTATCTATCGTGAAGATGGAAAAGTGCTTAAGGGGCCTAATTATTTTAAGCCAGACATTAAGAGTATACTTGACAAGTAA
- the fahA gene encoding fumarylacetoacetase has product MPLSANDPSRKTWLETPKNTDFPIQNIPFGVFLTRDDVITIGTRIGDYAIDLGALHQLGYFEGIPLTDDIFLQDTLNDFIADGRKTWRLVRNRIAEIFEETNESLRGNQKDRDVVIFKMEEVEMQLPVQIGDYTDFYSSIEHATNVGTMFRGEENALMPNWLHLPVAYHGRSSSVIPSGIPVHRPNGQKLPNGATEPIFGPSRLVDFELEMAFITTDANILGESITTADAEENIFGLVLFNDWSARDIQKWEYVPLGPFLAKNFASSISPWIVTLDALEPFRVESPKPKKELLPYLQYEGKKSFDINLEVALQPEGKKETTVCKSNFKYMYWNMSQQLAHHTVNGCPVNAGDMMGSGTLSGKTPDSYGSMLELSWRGEKPIKLEEGGDRKFIEDNDTVIIRGYSKTKDYPRIGFGEVSTKLLPVFEPKTK; this is encoded by the coding sequence ATGCCACTATCTGCTAACGATCCCTCTAGAAAAACTTGGCTCGAAACGCCAAAAAATACAGATTTCCCAATACAGAATATTCCTTTTGGTGTATTCTTAACTCGTGATGACGTTATTACAATAGGGACGCGTATAGGAGATTACGCAATAGATCTTGGTGCTTTACACCAGTTAGGTTACTTTGAAGGTATCCCACTTACAGATGATATCTTTTTACAAGACACGCTCAATGATTTTATTGCAGATGGTCGTAAAACATGGAGACTAGTACGTAACCGCATTGCCGAAATTTTTGAAGAAACCAATGAATCTTTACGTGGTAATCAGAAAGATCGAGATGTTGTAATTTTTAAAATGGAAGAAGTTGAGATGCAATTACCTGTACAAATAGGTGATTATACAGACTTCTACTCAAGCATAGAACACGCTACAAATGTAGGGACCATGTTCCGCGGTGAGGAAAATGCTTTGATGCCTAACTGGCTGCACTTACCTGTTGCTTATCATGGGAGAAGTTCTTCTGTAATACCATCGGGAATTCCGGTACACCGTCCTAATGGTCAGAAATTACCTAACGGAGCTACAGAACCTATATTTGGCCCATCAAGACTAGTAGATTTTGAACTAGAGATGGCTTTTATTACTACAGATGCAAACATTTTAGGTGAATCTATCACTACTGCAGATGCCGAGGAAAATATATTTGGACTTGTACTCTTTAATGACTGGAGTGCTCGTGATATTCAAAAATGGGAATATGTGCCACTAGGGCCTTTCCTAGCAAAAAACTTTGCCTCTTCAATCTCTCCGTGGATTGTAACACTAGATGCGCTTGAGCCTTTTAGAGTAGAAAGCCCTAAGCCTAAAAAAGAATTACTTCCTTACTTACAATATGAAGGAAAGAAAAGTTTTGACATTAATCTTGAAGTAGCATTACAACCAGAAGGAAAGAAAGAAACTACGGTTTGTAAATCTAACTTTAAGTACATGTACTGGAACATGAGCCAGCAACTAGCACACCATACGGTAAATGGATGTCCTGTAAATGCTGGAGACATGATGGGAAGTGGTACACTTTCTGGAAAAACACCAGACTCTTACGGATCTATGCTCGAGTTATCATGGAGAGGAGAAAAGCCTATTAAACTTGAAGAAGGTGGTGATCGTAAGTTTATTGAAGATAATGACACTGTAATTATACGTGGTTACTCTAAAACAAAAGATTATCCTCGCATAGGTTTTGGCGAAGTTTCGACAAAATTACTTCCTGTATTTGAGCCTAAAACTAAATAG
- a CDS encoding LamG domain-containing protein has protein sequence MKTISYSLLRHLQRLMLLALLCMTIGCQDDLLEESTIQGGIEDNASAQLMQLMYNVALNDGSHDDIIDRAPCLELILPVTVTINSADVVVNHTDDFETVAELFEQQGNADDYTIDFPITVTTATHEQVVVASQSAFDELVETCGQATQNDADIECVDFVYPLGFSTFDPEFTITNVVSVQSDRELLSFVNTMQETNLVAAVNFPIVMRAHDDSTEEMSSHSALSSALVEASLSCDEEDIYYFEEDVCVESEVNDFLMTCYWQITSFNNEDTLSNYVFSFGANNYLLYFDTNVIADAGWNTSTTAAGVRLSFYNLPILNSEIGGNWTVTQCDEETLLLEKGDDVMTLQRNCFQEPLDCFVSAVLNVCDNGQDGEATFDLTETLLGCDTSEVDIAYYRTQEDASNQTNAISNPTNYTTATSPELLWVRATLLSDASEFKIIFINLTVVDCCSNPQDYLNDLVIYMPLSEYPVELISGYVNSAAANECVVDRDGSDHCAISFNQDSFTIPVTAENSIVQGEEYTVSVWFKMQNTTSGDLEIMFQKGTDASQEGFAIGVSTLNTPVFFTDNFEIIDEDWNNEVDVDWMNTDWHHLAITVDATNTVKLYRDGILRNEVISATLDIGSSALNEYTLGQDFLGHVDDLRVYKNALNPSEIQQLFALEGDCYTCL, from the coding sequence ATGAAAACCATATCATACTCATTATTAAGACATTTACAGCGACTAATGTTGCTGGCACTATTGTGTATGACTATAGGTTGTCAAGATGATCTTCTCGAAGAAAGCACAATTCAAGGAGGGATAGAGGATAACGCTAGCGCACAGTTAATGCAATTAATGTATAATGTTGCTCTTAATGATGGCTCTCATGATGATATTATTGATAGAGCACCTTGCTTAGAACTTATACTGCCAGTTACGGTTACTATAAATAGTGCAGATGTTGTAGTAAACCACACTGACGACTTTGAAACGGTAGCAGAACTTTTTGAGCAACAAGGAAATGCAGACGATTATACTATTGACTTTCCTATCACAGTAACAACGGCTACACATGAGCAAGTAGTTGTTGCGTCACAGTCCGCCTTCGATGAGCTTGTAGAAACTTGTGGACAAGCTACCCAGAATGATGCAGATATAGAGTGCGTCGATTTTGTATATCCGCTTGGCTTTAGCACTTTTGATCCAGAATTTACAATTACAAATGTAGTGAGTGTACAAAGCGATAGAGAGTTACTATCATTTGTAAATACCATGCAAGAAACTAATCTTGTAGCAGCTGTAAACTTTCCTATTGTGATGAGAGCTCATGATGATAGTACCGAGGAGATGTCAAGCCATAGTGCGTTATCATCTGCGCTTGTAGAGGCTTCTTTAAGTTGTGATGAAGAGGATATTTATTATTTTGAGGAAGATGTATGTGTAGAGAGTGAGGTAAATGATTTTCTCATGACTTGTTACTGGCAAATAACTTCTTTTAATAATGAGGATACACTTAGTAACTATGTATTTTCTTTTGGTGCAAATAATTACCTTTTATATTTTGACACTAATGTAATTGCAGATGCTGGTTGGAATACATCTACAACAGCAGCAGGTGTTAGACTCAGCTTTTATAATCTGCCTATTTTAAATTCAGAAATAGGAGGGAACTGGACGGTAACGCAATGTGATGAAGAGACGCTATTATTGGAGAAAGGTGATGATGTAATGACACTCCAGCGAAATTGCTTTCAAGAGCCATTAGATTGTTTTGTAAGTGCTGTACTTAACGTGTGCGATAATGGTCAAGATGGTGAGGCTACCTTTGATTTAACAGAAACACTTTTAGGTTGTGACACCTCAGAAGTAGACATCGCTTACTACCGCACCCAAGAGGATGCCAGCAATCAAACGAACGCAATATCAAATCCTACTAATTATACCACAGCTACTAGTCCGGAGCTGCTTTGGGTAAGAGCTACACTTTTAAGTGATGCTAGTGAGTTTAAAATTATTTTCATTAATCTTACAGTAGTAGACTGTTGTAGTAACCCGCAAGATTATCTTAATGATCTTGTGATTTATATGCCTTTATCTGAGTATCCCGTAGAGCTTATAAGTGGTTACGTAAACAGCGCTGCGGCAAATGAATGTGTAGTGGATAGGGATGGGTCAGATCACTGCGCCATTAGTTTTAATCAAGATTCTTTTACTATTCCTGTCACTGCAGAAAATAGTATTGTACAAGGTGAAGAGTATACTGTGAGTGTATGGTTTAAAATGCAAAACACAACCTCTGGAGATCTAGAAATTATGTTTCAGAAGGGTACAGATGCAAGTCAAGAAGGATTTGCCATAGGTGTTTCTACCTTGAATACACCAGTGTTTTTTACTGATAATTTTGAAATTATAGATGAAGACTGGAACAATGAGGTAGATGTAGACTGGATGAATACAGACTGGCATCATCTAGCAATTACCGTAGATGCTACAAATACTGTAAAACTTTACAGAGACGGGATTCTACGTAATGAGGTAATCAGCGCCACGCTTGATATAGGCAGTAGCGCATTAAATGAATATACACTGGGCCAGGACTTCTTAGGTCATGTAGATGATCTTAGAGTGTATAAAAATGCATTAAACCCTAGCGAAATTCAACAACTCTTTGCTTTAGAAGGTGATTGCTATACTTGCTTGTAG
- a CDS encoding adenine phosphoribosyltransferase codes for MQISDYIRDIEDFPKEGITFKDITPLLGDANAFAKAEEILYTLVPETNIDVVVGIEARGFFFGTLLAKRLNAGFVPVRKPNKLPSEKISQEYALEYGTDVLEMHRDAIKPGDKVLLHDDVLATGGTAAAVVALIEQLGGVVVQCNFLIELDFLNGRVKLAGKHVAAAITY; via the coding sequence ATACAAATTTCAGATTACATAAGAGATATTGAAGATTTTCCTAAAGAAGGAATTACTTTTAAAGACATAACTCCACTGTTGGGTGATGCAAACGCTTTCGCGAAAGCGGAAGAGATTTTATACACACTCGTTCCAGAAACTAATATTGATGTAGTAGTAGGGATCGAGGCGAGAGGTTTCTTCTTTGGTACCTTATTAGCAAAAAGACTAAACGCTGGATTTGTGCCCGTAAGAAAGCCTAATAAATTACCCTCCGAAAAAATATCACAGGAGTACGCTCTAGAATATGGTACAGATGTTCTTGAGATGCATAGGGATGCTATCAAACCTGGAGATAAAGTATTATTGCATGATGATGTTTTAGCTACAGGAGGAACTGCTGCTGCCGTGGTAGCTCTTATTGAGCAACTAGGAGGCGTAGTAGTGCAATGTAATTTTCTTATCGAGCTAGACTTTTTAAATGGTAGAGTTAAACTAGCTGGAAAGCACGTAGCAGCCGCAATTACTTACTAA
- a CDS encoding RNA polymerase sigma factor, with product MKKEDNKGVCHETIYNRVFKAHSKNLFNFLYYKFGNNYNPEDKVQEAFIKLWENCAKVSEEKAKSYLFTIANNLTLNAYAHQKVVLKFKKNTPKDYTNETPEFVLEEQEYQQKLEKAIANLTEAQRTAFLLNRVEGKKHKEIAALLGISTKAVEKRIYGALKKLKIEITELR from the coding sequence ATGAAGAAAGAAGATAACAAAGGTGTTTGCCACGAGACTATATATAATAGAGTCTTTAAAGCGCATTCTAAAAATCTGTTTAATTTTCTTTATTACAAATTTGGGAACAACTACAATCCCGAAGATAAAGTACAAGAGGCCTTTATTAAGCTTTGGGAAAACTGCGCAAAAGTTTCTGAAGAGAAGGCAAAAAGCTATCTATTTACTATAGCAAATAACCTCACGCTTAACGCCTATGCACATCAGAAGGTGGTATTAAAATTTAAAAAGAATACCCCTAAAGATTATACAAATGAGACTCCAGAATTTGTACTTGAAGAACAAGAGTACCAGCAAAAACTTGAAAAAGCGATTGCAAATCTCACAGAGGCGCAGCGCACAGCTTTTTTACTAAACCGCGTAGAAGGAAAAAAGCACAAGGAAATTGCAGCGCTCTTAGGTATCTCTACAAAGGCAGTAGAAAAAAGAATTTACGGCGCTTTAAAAAAATTAAAAATAGAAATCACAGAGCTCAGGTAG
- the glyA gene encoding serine hydroxymethyltransferase: MQRDTAIFDLIQEEKERQLNGLELIASENFVSDQVMEAAGSVLTNKYAEGYPGKRYYGGCEVVDEVETLAIERAKELFGAEYANVQPHSGSQANTAVFHACLKPGDKFLGFDLAHGGHLTHGSPVNFSGRLYNPVFYGVEKETGLLNYDKIQEIATKEQPKMIIAGASAYSREIDYKRFREIADSVGAILLADVAHPAGLIAKGIIADPIPHCHVVTTTTHKTLRGPRGGMIMMGKDFENPFGIKLKNGNLRMMSSLLDSGIFPGNQGGPLMHVIGAKAIAFGEALTDEFLHYMVQVKKNATMLADALVLKGYDIISGGTDNHMMLIDLRNKDVTGKAAEEALGKADITVNKNMVPFDDKSPFVTSGIRIGTAAVTTRGLVEGDMHEIANFIDKAIQHHDNDEVLANVAASVNEMMGHRPLFKA, from the coding sequence ATGCAACGTGATACTGCCATTTTTGACCTAATCCAAGAAGAAAAAGAACGCCAATTAAACGGACTTGAGCTTATTGCTTCAGAGAACTTTGTAAGTGACCAAGTAATGGAAGCTGCAGGTTCTGTGTTAACAAACAAATATGCCGAAGGATACCCGGGAAAAAGATATTACGGTGGTTGTGAAGTAGTAGACGAGGTGGAGACACTTGCTATAGAGCGCGCAAAGGAACTCTTTGGAGCGGAATATGCAAATGTACAACCACACTCTGGATCACAAGCAAACACAGCAGTATTCCATGCTTGTTTAAAGCCAGGAGATAAATTTTTAGGTTTTGATCTTGCACACGGTGGTCACCTTACTCATGGATCTCCAGTAAACTTTTCTGGACGTTTATATAATCCAGTTTTTTATGGAGTAGAGAAGGAGACGGGACTACTTAATTATGATAAAATTCAAGAGATAGCAACAAAGGAGCAGCCTAAGATGATTATCGCTGGAGCTTCTGCTTACTCTCGTGAGATAGATTATAAACGCTTTCGCGAAATTGCAGACTCAGTAGGTGCAATCCTTCTAGCAGATGTTGCTCACCCAGCAGGACTTATTGCAAAAGGAATCATTGCAGATCCTATCCCACACTGTCACGTGGTAACTACTACGACGCATAAAACGTTACGAGGACCTCGCGGCGGAATGATCATGATGGGGAAAGATTTTGAAAATCCTTTTGGAATCAAATTAAAGAATGGAAATCTAAGAATGATGTCTTCATTATTAGATAGTGGTATTTTTCCAGGTAACCAGGGAGGGCCATTAATGCATGTGATAGGAGCAAAGGCAATCGCCTTTGGAGAAGCACTTACAGATGAGTTTTTACATTATATGGTGCAGGTTAAGAAAAATGCAACAATGCTAGCAGATGCACTTGTACTTAAAGGATATGATATTATCTCTGGAGGTACAGATAACCACATGATGCTTATAGACCTTCGCAACAAAGATGTGACAGGAAAAGCAGCCGAAGAAGCACTAGGAAAAGCAGATATTACAGTAAATAAAAACATGGTACCATTTGATGATAAGTCACCATTTGTTACTTCTGGTATACGTATAGGTACAGCTGCAGTGACCACTCGAGGTCTTGTAGAAGGTGATATGCACGAGATTGCAAACTTTATAGATAAAGCAATACAACATCACGATAATGATGAAGTACTTGCAAACGTTGCAGCAAGTGTAAACGAGATGATGGGGCATAGACCATTGTTTAAGGCATAA
- a CDS encoding DUF3575 domain-containing protein, protein MKQLITLSLLLFCATMFAQEQFEKSNFSELKLNGLSTALGTIEVEFERTINENSSFGTSLFTTFNDSGAAFSYDYDSGITGFYRRYLSKKYASGLFVEGFTMFHSTKILEPNATPDTDNNLLLGLGAGYKWISKEGIILQANFGMGRNVFETNQDKVSGRAGISIGYRFK, encoded by the coding sequence ATGAAGCAATTAATCACTTTATCATTACTATTATTTTGTGCTACTATGTTTGCACAAGAACAGTTTGAAAAATCAAATTTTTCAGAATTAAAATTAAACGGGCTCTCTACCGCCTTAGGTACAATCGAAGTAGAATTTGAAAGAACCATTAATGAAAACTCTTCTTTTGGGACATCATTATTTACCACTTTTAATGACTCCGGCGCAGCTTTTTCATATGATTATGACAGTGGTATCACCGGTTTTTATAGACGCTATTTAAGCAAGAAATATGCAAGCGGACTTTTTGTCGAAGGATTTACAATGTTTCACAGTACCAAAATCCTTGAGCCTAATGCTACACCAGATACAGATAATAATTTACTTCTAGGTTTAGGCGCAGGTTACAAGTGGATTTCAAAAGAAGGAATCATTTTACAAGCAAATTTTGGAATGGGAAGAAACGTTTTTGAAACCAACCAAGATAAAGTGAGTGGTAGAGCTGGAATCAGTATAGGCTATCGTTTCAAGTAA
- a CDS encoding FecR family protein, producing MEKEQLISKWLDNELSESELQAFKNLEEYDDYTRISDTVKHLEIPTYNVDKQLEALHTRVNAKKSKVIALKPFLRVAAVLILFIGVYYALSLRSSSSDHYTQTAQKESITLPDNSTVMLNAMSSLTYDKDTWEAQRNVSLEGEAYFKVAKGTTFNVKTSNGTVTVLGTQFNIKNRDEYFDVICYEGSVKVTTTTQEVILKAGDRFRESVLITGTTIPSTPKSPSWIRNESSFEKTPLREVIAELERQYQVHVNVDEVFAQELYTGTFTHDNIDIALKSISLPFNLTYTKEEKKVTLARD from the coding sequence ATGGAAAAAGAACAATTAATAAGTAAATGGCTCGATAACGAGCTTAGCGAGAGTGAGCTTCAAGCTTTTAAAAATCTTGAAGAGTACGATGACTACACGCGTATTTCTGATACCGTTAAACATCTAGAGATTCCTACTTACAACGTAGATAAACAACTTGAGGCGCTACATACACGTGTTAATGCTAAAAAATCTAAAGTGATTGCGTTAAAACCTTTCTTACGTGTCGCAGCAGTACTTATCCTATTTATAGGGGTTTACTATGCACTATCACTGAGATCTTCTAGTTCTGATCATTACACACAAACTGCTCAAAAAGAGTCCATCACTTTACCAGATAACTCCACAGTAATGCTTAACGCAATGTCTTCACTTACTTATGATAAAGATACGTGGGAAGCGCAACGCAATGTATCTTTAGAAGGAGAAGCTTATTTTAAAGTGGCAAAGGGAACTACTTTTAATGTGAAAACTTCAAATGGAACCGTAACGGTATTAGGGACACAATTTAATATCAAAAATAGAGATGAATATTTTGACGTAATATGTTATGAAGGTTCTGTAAAAGTAACAACCACAACTCAAGAAGTAATATTAAAAGCTGGAGACCGCTTTCGCGAAAGCGTACTTATAACAGGAACTACAATCCCAAGCACTCCAAAATCACCGTCTTGGATACGTAATGAAAGTTCCTTTGAAAAAACTCCCTTAAGAGAAGTTATTGCAGAATTAGAAAGACAATATCAAGTACATGTTAATGTAGACGAAGTATTTGCTCAAGAGCTTTACACAGGAACATTTACACACGATAATATAGATATTGCTCTCAAATCTATAAGTCTACCTTTTAATTTAACCTATACCAAAGAGGAAAAAAAGGTAACTTTAGCTCGTGATTAA
- a CDS encoding TonB-dependent receptor plug domain-containing protein: MIKKVFSILFPIIFFLFFSDVRSQENNSERIPLVAVLKSIETRYDVRFSYVDELVSSIKIPRISNDKTLDEALLFITNYTGYDFDKLNNRFIVLRDLNRPSEIQELDNIYIASLLTSGISKSSSGVTIIAPKQFGILPGVIEPDVLQTVQALPGIISTDETVSDLNIRGGTNDQNLILWDGIKMYQSGHFFGLISAFNPYLTKRVEVIKNGTSARYGDGVSGVLKIGLEDSLSNEKSGSISANLLHVKGFARLPLTKKSTLLLSARRSHTDITETPTYSNYTNRIFQDTDLEMSENLPVSASNINFFFYDISAKYIYNISDRDYLSVSATTLFNKLEYNENTTAAGVFARSGINQGNRGLKIKYARQWNPQFKTDLNLYASNYNLKSRNFNIENNQQLDQENEVLDLGFTLNTHLKLSDNFRWENGYQFTEIGTRNLAQTNNPIFFRNEKNVTRTQALFTELSFLSSNNTTQFTVGSRASYLKRFNKLIVEPRLRFSQRFLNYFKISALGEFKNQSIFQIIDQPNDFLGLERRRWVAANEDNLPILRSKQASVSLDYTRNKWLFSVEGYVKEVAGISSRSQGFQNQFQFTNATGSYDVTGLDFLTSKRFKSFTSWLSYSYSKNNYTFDALNESRRFPNNKDIRHSVSAGTSYSLERFKLSLGFNWRSGTPFTRPQNQSILQNNQIVYERPNSSLSDSFLRFDISTIYNFKILKNDAQIGASIWNLFNNNNILNTYYLVDSENEVQQMTVKSLGFTPNLSFQYNF; the protein is encoded by the coding sequence GTGATTAAAAAAGTTTTCTCAATACTTTTTCCTATAATATTCTTTTTATTTTTTTCTGATGTAAGATCTCAAGAGAATAATAGCGAGAGAATACCTCTAGTTGCTGTTTTAAAAAGCATCGAGACAAGGTATGACGTAAGGTTTTCATATGTAGATGAACTCGTTTCTTCCATTAAAATACCACGTATTTCAAATGATAAAACTCTTGACGAGGCGCTCCTTTTTATAACCAACTATACAGGCTATGATTTTGATAAACTTAATAATCGTTTTATAGTTTTAAGAGATCTCAATCGTCCTAGCGAAATTCAAGAACTCGATAATATTTACATTGCTTCCCTACTTACTTCTGGAATATCTAAATCTAGCTCTGGGGTTACTATAATAGCTCCAAAGCAATTTGGTATTCTCCCTGGAGTCATAGAGCCAGATGTACTACAAACAGTCCAAGCCTTACCAGGAATTATAAGCACCGATGAGACCGTATCTGATCTAAATATACGTGGAGGAACAAATGATCAAAACCTGATACTTTGGGATGGCATTAAAATGTATCAATCTGGACATTTTTTCGGACTCATATCTGCATTTAATCCATATTTAACTAAACGAGTTGAAGTCATAAAAAATGGCACAAGTGCACGGTATGGCGATGGTGTTTCTGGAGTACTCAAAATAGGACTAGAGGACAGCCTGTCTAATGAAAAAAGTGGAAGCATAAGTGCAAACTTGCTGCATGTAAAAGGGTTTGCTAGACTACCGCTCACAAAAAAATCTACTTTACTCCTATCTGCTAGAAGATCTCATACAGATATAACTGAAACGCCTACATACAGCAATTATACGAATCGTATTTTTCAAGATACAGATCTAGAAATGAGCGAAAATCTTCCCGTTTCTGCATCAAATATTAACTTCTTTTTTTATGATATTAGTGCAAAATACATCTACAACATAAGCGATCGTGATTACCTAAGTGTAAGCGCTACTACACTGTTTAACAAGTTAGAATACAATGAAAACACTACGGCTGCAGGAGTCTTTGCTCGTAGTGGTATAAATCAAGGAAATCGAGGTTTAAAAATTAAATATGCAAGACAGTGGAATCCACAATTTAAAACTGATCTTAATTTATATGCATCAAACTACAATCTAAAATCACGTAATTTTAATATAGAAAATAACCAGCAACTTGACCAAGAAAACGAAGTTCTTGACTTAGGTTTCACATTAAATACACATTTAAAGCTGAGTGATAATTTTAGGTGGGAAAATGGGTATCAATTTACAGAGATAGGAACTAGAAACCTCGCACAAACTAACAACCCGATATTTTTTAGAAATGAAAAAAATGTTACTCGCACTCAAGCCCTATTTACAGAGCTTTCTTTTCTCTCTAGCAACAATACCACACAATTTACTGTGGGCTCCAGAGCAAGCTACCTAAAGCGTTTTAACAAGCTTATTGTAGAGCCTAGACTACGTTTTAGTCAACGGTTTTTAAATTACTTTAAGATAAGTGCTCTTGGCGAGTTTAAAAACCAATCTATTTTTCAAATTATTGATCAGCCTAATGATTTTTTAGGACTTGAACGAAGAAGATGGGTCGCGGCAAATGAAGATAACTTACCTATATTAAGAAGCAAGCAAGCATCTGTAAGCCTAGATTACACTAGAAATAAATGGTTATTTAGTGTGGAGGGATATGTAAAAGAAGTCGCAGGAATTTCCTCGAGAAGCCAAGGTTTTCAGAACCAATTTCAATTTACAAATGCTACTGGATCCTATGATGTTACAGGGCTTGACTTTCTTACAAGCAAGCGGTTTAAATCTTTTACTAGTTGGCTCAGTTATTCCTATTCAAAAAACAACTATACTTTTGACGCACTAAATGAAAGCCGCAGATTCCCTAACAACAAAGACATTAGACATTCTGTAAGCGCAGGAACTTCGTATAGTCTGGAACGTTTTAAACTTTCGCTAGGATTTAATTGGCGCTCTGGAACACCATTCACACGCCCACAAAATCAAAGTATTCTACAAAATAATCAGATCGTTTATGAGAGACCTAACTCTTCATTATCAGATAGCTTTCTGAGATTTGATATCTCTACCATATACAATTTTAAAATACTTAAGAATGATGCTCAAATAGGCGCATCTATCTGGAATCTGTTTAACAACAATAATATCCTAAATACCTATTATCTTGTTGACAGTGAGAATGAAGTGCAGCAAATGACTGTAAAATCACTGGGCTTTACACCAAACCTTAGTTTTCAGTATAACTTTTAG